The sequence below is a genomic window from Salvelinus namaycush isolate Seneca chromosome 2, SaNama_1.0, whole genome shotgun sequence.
CTAATTGTCTGTCTGGTACATTGGACTGGCTGTTTTGCTGCTTAGGAgcaccacacacatacaaaaatacACCGAGATCACACGTACACTGgacgcacgcacccacacacaagcacacacacactagcacacacacatacaagcgcTCTCAAAAACTCCCACAAATACACCCATGCGTTCCCTGTCAATCCTTGCCTCCTCACTCGCTAGGCTATGTAGGAGGACTCTCCTTTAGTCCTCCGAAGCTCCCTAGCAATAACCATGTCTCTCTGCTTATGACTGTGTAATTGGAAGAACAGCAATTAGGTCTCGCTAAATGATCCTGGTATGGACCTGAGTGGACTGACGCAGCAGTTTACAAGGACATAATTCCTTTCCTATCAGCTCTCTGTATCCCTGGGGAAGATTTATAAATCAGGAGGGACAGAGCAGTACTTTTAACTTTCTCTGACCAGGGAGAAAAGTGGTGCAAAAATGCTCCTTTATTGGCAAATTCCGTCGGAGccattagtatttggtcccaGTGAAATATAAGCTTCCAATGAATCAGCCAGTAAAACAGCTATGTGCTTACCTAAGCTCCCCGTAACTCAATAAGCTGTTCCACAGATGAGGCTGTTTTCACCAGGCAGACACACTTTTGGGGGCATTTATCACTGTGGGCTGCTCTAAAGAGGGCTGGAAGGGTCAAAGGGTCCAGGTATTAAAACCAAATGGATGCCAGTTGCCCTGTACCCCCTTGGTGGGCCATGATGAGAGAGGTCACATGCAACCTTCACAACATCAGTAGAACCGATGTAGCACCTTGCACTGGGAGTTCATTTTCATATAGTTAGCCTTGTGCATTTGTTTATTCAGGGCATGAGGATAGTGCTATTTGTCAGAAATGATGGTGTGACTCCAGGGTAAACTAGTGTATGCtgtggagagggaggaaagagtaGGGAGGGGGTGGTAGTGAGTGACAAGCGTCCAATCTAACGTGAGCGAGATGCATCCAATCTAATGTGAGAGCTGCTACTACCTATTATCCTATGAGTAATCCTCTCAGGTGTTTCTCACCAAATCAGCTTATTAGAATCAGGGATTCAAAAGCATGACACACATCAAACCTTCACCCAACCAACCACATCTACTCTGCCTGCACGCTGCCCGCTCGCTCCGACAAtacactgtctctccctctcacaaTGCACAAAGTGTCAGTCACCCCTGAAATGGGCTGAATTCCTAGTGCGGCCCCTATTTCAGCAGCAGTTAATACCATTTGCTGTTTTGTTTAACCCACATTTGAGTTTGGAGCTGACATGACTGTGCAGGGCACACTGCATGTCTGCCTGATTCACCACACCACTTCGTGTGTAAGTCTCTGAAGTGACAGAAAAGGGATAAATGTCACCCCCATCAGCATAAGCAGTCAAACATGGCCTTTGGCTATAGGAGCCCGGCTGACCCAGGTTAGAATTCTGAATGGGAATCCAGAAGGGCACACATTATTTAGTCAACCAAATAATTCCCCTTTAGAAACATTTTTGTCACTCAGTTGGATTCGGGATTAATCCCTGGCTCAATAATTGTTTTCTTGTATTTTCTTCACGGTGCTGAAAAAACAGTAATGCTACAGTTTAAGTGTTAGAAAATGCTTCTGAGAATGTGTTGTGGTGGGTTTTCAGTCAGTGTGTGACAGGGGTTTCAGTGTGCGCCTCACATATATCTCGTGTACACGTACTGTGGATGACATCATGAGTGCGTGTGTTCAAGTTTCTTAAGTTGACCACAAGAACATCTGCATCCTGACAGACACAGAGTGAAACAACTGTCACGTAACGTTGTCACAGTGGAAGCCAACTGTTAAAACCCCAGAAGGAAGGCAGTTTAGAATATTCCACACTCCAGCGTTTGATACAGACAGAGAGTTTgagacagacacagaagacatCTGATGTTGACTGTAACAGTTTATTCAGTGATGGAGTGTCACTACACTGATAACTCTATCCAAAATGAAAATGGCATCTCTCAGATCTACGTACATATTTACAACAAAGTGCTTTGATTTCTATCCACATACCCGCTGTCAGAACAGCTGAATGTACCACACTACAAAAAGCATACATATACATGATAAAGCAATGCTAATTATTGGTCAAACGCGATACTAAGATGAACGAGATGGTTAGCTGTTGAACCATTTTGCACACAGATTAAATGAGCTTTATCGAATTGCAATACAGCAAATGACTGATTGATAGAAACACATCATGTTTGTTATGTACCAATCCATAAAGAATAGTGCAGGAATGACAGTCTACACAGCAGAGGGGGTTTCCAATATGACAATATTAGCAATACGTTTTGTTAGCATAGTGATGCATATTTCTAAATGACTTTTTCCACCATTTTCCCCTGGTTTTCAATACAAGTGTTGCATGGGAGGCTATACGAGGAGCAATTACTCCCATTTTAGAGACATTTACTATTTGTACATGCATACCTATTATCAATGCAATGTCAAGAATTTTGGTTCTACTTATCGACCAATTACATTTATCAACACAGATCTTAAGATGTATGccaatatatatctatatactgATGAATAGGGGTGAGCCTTATAGATTTGATTAGACAGTTTGTTCAGACTAGTACACTCTGGAGTGTACTGCTGGATGCAATGCATTTGTAACacattaaaatatatttaaacacccccattatcccctgtttTACAATAACGTTGAAGAATCAAAGTTCTACACAAGCATATTTTCAGCTAAACAAGATTCAGTTTGTTTCATGTCGCAGAAGTAGGTTTTGTTACAATTTGCCATAACTAAGACCAAAAACGTGCTGGTGAATAGACTACAAATCATATTTGACattgtaaacaaatcaaaataaccCTTGCTGCGAGGATGAAAACGGAGGAAACATTCTGTATTCAGCTCAGACTACAATACTGTAAAACCTTGTAAACAATATGTACTTGTATGTGAGGCATCATGGTCATATTTTGGCTACTTCTGTGTGCAGCAGGCCGGGTCTCCCAGTGCTGCTGTTGTGTTGTCAGGTCGGTGTGGTTTAAAGGAATGGTAAGTTAAGTCCTACTAGGACCCTGAGGTTGAGAGTGGCCCCTGTGGACCCCTATAGCCCTGGACTAGTCCTGCTGGGGGCCCCTGGTCACTGTGGTGGCAGCCACATGCAAGACGCTgtagctggagacagacagtcagacagtcatgcTCAGTATGGCGGGGGCTGCTATGCCCCACTTGTGATGTGAGGGggaaggggtggggtgggggtggggggtgggggtgggggggggggggagaggtagGAGAGGGAGGCCGACCGCTTGATGAAATTTGCATTGTCCTTGTATTTCTGTCTCAGGGAATGCTATTCATCAAAGGCCGGCCCAGAGTAGGAGGTGCACACCAGATGGGTGTTTTTACCCAGCTTAATTTCTCCACAGCTTTTTGCATTTATCACTCTGACACTAATTTGCCGGAGCCCATCTGTGAGTTGTCTAGGCCGGTTTCTAGCTCTCTttctaaaatatgaaataaataaataaaatgagcCTAGAAGTATTCTAATAAAAAACACaagtattaaataaataatcGGAAATGCTGGTTAGGTTTCTGTCAAGGGTGTCCCTTTCCAACCTTTAgctttttttaaaacattttttatgtaattaaataaatattttatttacacTTAAATGCACCTGAATGATTGATACATACTGTACTTTCAAACATTACATCTTTGAAAAGGTATAACTCAGCAGTATCAATTTTTTTTGCTGGTACATATTTTTTTCAGATGCATGATCTAATATACAGCACAATAGAATGACTAAAACTCATAGGAGCAGTTCCACAGTGAGCTGTTACCTTAGTCCTGAGTCCAGTTTTAGACTGCTGGTGTTGAATTCAGAATTGGTTCCATTACACTGTACGGTACTGTAGGTTTGTTGAGTGATAATATTATAACCAGACAGAACATGGGATATATTGTACTGTATCATGTACATAATCAAGAGGTGAAATACCCATTCAACTGGTGAGCCAAGACATTTTTGTTGAATCTGTATTTGTAATTTCACCTGTTTCATCCCTGAATAATGATTTGTTCAGGAATGGTTTGCCGTACTTTGTCTATGTAAACCAATAGCGGTGTGTATGAACAGTACAGAATACTGCCGATCACTTTTTTAATACTAGGACACATGCAGTATGTCTAAAACCTCGATTGCAGTTCACTTTTAGATGGAGGTTGGATGTTGTTGTTTCTGGATTCTTTCCCGTTCAAATGGTATCCTTCCAATATTTTTAAAGGAACTCCTACTTATATGTAACAGAAAAACATGAATCAGTGTTGTTGTATGGATTCTTAAAGGCCTCTGTTCGTAGTAGAACcatctctctttttttttcttttttgttttaCCTTCATCTATCTTCTCCTACCATTGATATCTACGAAGGAAGCCACCTTCCAGTTCAGAAACAAGTTACCTGATTTTATTTTCGTTCATTTTTTTGCTAATGAAAACATTGTACTGTAAAGGTTATGGTGCAGTTCTCTCATCACAAGGAACTGAAAACACTGTCGCTCATAAACAAGCATTGGTTCATCAGGCGTTTCCTGGGGGGAGGGAATGAGGAGGAACACAACACAAAACCCAATCCTGTTCTCGTCATGATCCCTATACCACACAGTCATTAAGACACAACCCTAAACAGTGCATCTTGGTCTGAAAACAAACTCCCAGTGTATCCCCCATGGTCCCATCACATATCTCCTGTCTCCTGCCTCTCCATGGCCTGCTCCAGAGACACACTGAAATGCGTGGGGCAGCCTCTGTTAAAGGATGCTGACTGGCTCTGACAAGGTCGGTCTGACGAGGGATTAGCATCAGTTTATATAAGATAAGAACTGCAGGAAGGGTTTTGGTGCTGCTTTCTGGCTGGCTCTTCGGCAGCTGCTGGTGGAGAGTAAGTAAATAACTCTGGTCCTTTTCACCACAGTGCCAAAGCCAGGCGATGTAATTAATGAGGATAGAGGGATAAAAAGAAGAAAGGTCACATgttgggatggagagagaagggggggggtccgtctcactctctcactctgtcacCTCGTTCCCCCGACGGTTGTTtgaaagagagatagaagagaagaggagaggtggcgTGCATCTCATCCCCAGATCAGGGCAGATGAATGAGGCAGGGGCAGAAGGACCTCTAGACAAAACGATCCCTGAGAGAGTCAATGGAGGGACAGCTGGCAGACAGATTCTCCTCCATTCACCGCTGAATCGGCCCTGATCAGGCAGCTGCAGCCAGACTGCAGACATGACATGCATTTTACTGAGCTGGTGGGTGTGTGGATGGCCGTGTCCTCATCTCCCCCTGAATACACTacccccctctccactcccccgGCTGGCAGACGCTTGCTCAATAgagctcaaacacacacacacacacactcactcacacatacacacactccgaCCCCGGCACAAAGGCTGCTGCCTGCACGGACAGATGTACAGCTCCCTGAAAGAAAAGCTTCTCCTCACCCCCCATCACCGACCCCCTGCCcctctttcacttcccctctctcccttcctgttcCCCCTCCACTACTCAGCCCCACACTCTAACCACCAAACCACCGCTACGGTCAGCCTCAACTGTCTGGAATGAATCAGGCACACACACAAGGCTTGTGTTTACGTAATACTCCATGTCTTGGAGTCTGCAGTATTAGCGAGGCAATGAAAGTGCTGTTATCTAATTACAGATTATGAAATAAATTATGGACGGCTCCTTGGCACTTGTCTGCAGCAGATTTCTCTCTTGGCGAGAGCCTCTACTTTAACTGATGCTACTGTAAAAGCCTGATGACAAGTGCTGCAGATTCCTATTAGCTGAAACATAAGGACTATGCCTCACATGATCTCCCTTTTTACCCTTTGATATTTAGAGATCATTTGTTGATAACATGAATAAATCCGGAATGAGGCTACTTTGTGAATTTGAAAATGTGAATCTGCAGTTGTTGCCTTGATTCTGGTTGATTATGTCAAAACATTTCTGTAATGGTGCTTCATATACAACAAATGCATGTGAAAGACATGGCAATGCTCCATGCTCCTGTTAATACTGAAAACAATAAATACTGAATAGGTTTACTGTTGAAAGCACTCTTATCCCTCTACTAGGAACATATCTGTCCAGAGTCTGCTCTGCTGTTTGTACCTGGTCTCCTGTTCGGTGCCTGAATATTTTAACTTTGATAAAAGGCTTGGAGTGAGAAACCTTTCACTGTTTGTACACCAGACCATCAGGATGTGGCATACTGGGAAAAGAAAAGCAATAGCACTTACGGACTTGATTGAGAGAACACAAAAAGGAAGTGTCCAAGCTCGGGGTggggaaaaataaataatataagcAAAAAACCATAGGCTTTTATGAATGAAGGTCAGTAGATCTTGAACACCAGGTCAGAGATACTGGGCACCAGCAAGTCCCCGGATATCATCTCATTCACTTCTGGGGTGCAGTAGTCAGGGAAATCGAAGTGGGATCCTGAGTTGGTGTGAAACGCAGCATCAAAGTCTTTGTCCAGAGTGGCGCAATCCATAGGCATGCTGTCGAAGTTGGCGTTGGAGATGATATGCAAGATTTCCTCATCCAGCTCCTCGTCGGAGGAGGCCGACGACACGAATGAGGAGGAGctggtggaggtgggggtggaggagcGGCCGGTGGAGGAGAGGGGCGTACGGGACTCCGATGAAGAGGACACCCTGGGGGACGACTCTGGGAGGCTCTGCTGTACAGGAGACCCAGAGGAGAGGCCCACAGGGAGGGTGGAGGTGGGCTggtgggaggtggtggtgggcAATTTGACTCTGAGCTGGGCTGTGAGATGAGGTTGCTGCTGCCCAGGGGTCATGGCAGCCTGCTGGTGGTGGAAGACGCCCAAGGCTGGCCTCTGCCCTCCTGGCTGGCTTGCTCCCTGACTGGCCATCTCTACATCCACTGTGTCGTCATCGCTGATGCCCTCGTCGTAACCTTTGAACTTATTGCCGTGGAAGCTGGCTTTGTGTTTGGAGGAAGGCGTTCGGACCTTGAGCCCTTTGCTGGTGGCTGTGGAGGTTGCGGAAGCGGAACCGGATGCGCGACCACCCGTGTGGGACTTGCCTGTCTTCAGGGGGACCTTTTCCCCGACCCGCACGGGCATGGAGCTCTTGCTCTTCTTCCGGGGCCGGTACTTGTAGTCGGGGTAGTCGGCCATGTGCTTTAGCCGAAGTCTCTCCGCTTCTTTGATGAAGGGGATCTTCTCGTAGTCGGGGAGGAGTTTCCAGCGCTTGCCTAGGCGTTTGGAGATCTCTGCGTTATGCATATCTGGCCACTGCTCCATGATCTTCCGTCTCTCGATTTGCGACCAGACCATGAATGCATTCATGGGCCGCTTGATGTGACCCGTGGGAGTCTTGCACCAGTTGGGGTCTTTGTTGGAGGGCGACGGTCCAAAaacctcctccccttcatctgctCCCAGTCCTACGAAAACCTCTTGACTCAAATCACTGTCCATAACTGCTAAGTATTTGTGTCCCCTTTGCTGTACCATGATGGAGGATGATGCTCTACTCAGACTGACGGCTGGAGTCATCCATAATCACACAGACACTCTAAGTTGTTACTGCAACGTTTCCTCTTCCTGTACCACCAAAGGAAAAAGACAAGCCATAAGTATCACCATCAAGGGTATCGCTCAGCTGACAGCATGACTGTAAATGTCACATAAATCTACACTTGTGTTTTTCCTTTTTCAATTGTTACATACAGTATGGTCAGTACAATATGTAACACgaaggctgcgtttagacaggcagcccagttCGGatcttttttcactaattggtcttttgaccaatcacatcagatatttttcagagctgatctgattggtcaagagtgggctgcctgtctaaacgcagccttagATAAAAAAAAAGATGCCCATAACCCATCTGCTTTTAGAGGTGCAAACTAACACATCCTATACAATTCCCAGAGCACAAAAAACATCTCCAACATTACTCACAAGTTAATGAATAACACCACTACCATCACTGGCTGGAAATGTGACCACTAGGACAAACACTAAAACACTCACCAGAAATTCTGTAGGACTCTGCTTCAGTACCCTTGCCTCAGGACCTAGATGCTGAGTGTCTGAAAAGAAGCCGGCTCCCTCTCCATATGTAGAGAATGGGCTGGTTCTGATGATGCAGTGTTGAGCTGAACCAGGTGGGCTTGCTGTGGAGCAGAGAGGAAATTAGTGCTAGAGTTGAACGTCTGGCTGTTTCTACAGTACCAAGCTGTCCCAGGCTGGCTACATGCAGACTCTCTTTgagtctctgtctttgtctgtctgtttgtctctctctgtctctctctctctctctctactctcgttCCTTGTCTACTGTTCTCTCTAACCTATTCCCTCTTTGTAGGGACTGCCCCCCTGTCTGCTACTCTATAAACCTCCCAGTAGACAGCTCAACCTCCTCTGGCACAaactcctccccctccacccaccaCTCCGTGCAGCGgctcagtctgtctgtgtgtgtgtgtgtctgtgtgtgtaagagCAGAAAGTCTCCATACAGTGAGGCACAGGCACAGTGACAGAACAGGGAAACTGAGCGAGGGAGTTGAAATGTTAAACGAGGGGGCGTTAAATGTTTAAAATGTTAAGTGCAGTTTTAAAGAAGCTTGGAGTGTATCCTGCAAGACGGTGTCTGTCTGCATGTTTAAATCACAGTTACATAACTGAGAAGTGCTCTGTGTTATGAATCTGTTGACCAGTAAACTGTGTGGGTTATAGAAGTGTGCATGTTGAATCGTGCCTACACACTATCAGCGTTAAAAGGTAAAAGTTCAGTTTAAAGTCAAGCTGTATATTTGCAGTATGTTTCCCTGTCAAAATGTATAGTGACTGCAACATGTCTgcaaaatacaataaataaattAATTGTATCATAAATAGATAAGTTGATAAATTGATATGCGAAGCAGAAATAGATAAAGTAATGAATTGATTTATAAAGACAGACCAGACCTTTTCCACAGATACTGATGCAGGTGATATTTTCCTTCTCAGCATTTCTGAGAACCCATACATTTGATGGGCTTTCAGATAAAGCATTCCAGTTGATGCGTAGCCTATAGGGGATACGAGAGAAGCTGTGATGCAGAATCTATGGATTTGAATGTCAAGTTTGAAGTGGAACGAAAAAATGAGCATGATGTCCTAGTCTGACATTAGCTATGTCATTATTGCTAGCCTGGAAAAGGGTCCATTAAAATGAACTATCATTATGTGAGTGGGCAGAACCATTAAAGTTCTGTGCAGAGTGTGTCTGGTCATTCTGACAGACAGAGCTAGTGCATCAATACACCAATTGAGAAATCCCCAAACAGCATTTAGTAGACATCCATTCCAAATATGATATATATACAGTCTTGGTGTAATACATACTGCTGGTTAGCAGTCTGACAACTGAACTGCAACCTTGCACTTTCTTGGATGTTCCAATATTTTTGGGCTTTAATCCAAACCCCTCTCGTgtcatatatactgtatgtatcttTTTTTGCTGTGTTAAGTATACTTATTATAAAGCGGCAAAATGGAACAAATGCACGGTGGTATGTTCTAAatcgctctctctctattattGCTTGTTCATCATCTGCTTCCACAAGCACATTGCATTAGACTCCGGGCCAGCGCAGTGTCTGGATGTCAGACATATTCACTTTGACAAATACTACTGACGTTAGCCCTGGCACGGCCGCACACACGGCCGCACACAAAATGACAACAACCCAATCAGTGGGCGACCTACTTCAGGCCCTGCCGAAATCCCTGAGCAGACACGTCTGGCGATTATTGCTGTAGTGGAGGCTGGAGGATtggaccccctctctctctacccccccacccacccccctctCACATGGGGCAGGCCTGGTGGAGCTGTCTGCCAGATAAGGGCTGAGAAAGAAGGGGTCCTGGGGGGCTTGGGGTGCATCAGGGGTGTGTGTTGGCCCCCCCTCACCATTCTACCCACAGATAGATCATTTTTCAGGGATTAGAGGTCTGCTAGAGAACTGCACAGCGAGAGATCCTCTGCTCTCATTTCAGACTAAAGAGGGTCTAACCCCCCCGGGTTAAAAAGTAGAGTAATCTTTGGTCTTTTGCTGCTTTATATAA
It includes:
- the LOC120025723 gene encoding transcription factor SOX-11-like, giving the protein MTPAVSLSRASSSIMVQQRGHKYLAVMDSDLSQEVFVGLGADEGEEVFGPSPSNKDPNWCKTPTGHIKRPMNAFMVWSQIERRKIMEQWPDMHNAEISKRLGKRWKLLPDYEKIPFIKEAERLRLKHMADYPDYKYRPRKKSKSSMPVRVGEKVPLKTGKSHTGGRASGSASATSTATSKGLKVRTPSSKHKASFHGNKFKGYDEGISDDDTVDVEMASQGASQPGGQRPALGVFHHQQAAMTPGQQQPHLTAQLRVKLPTTTSHQPTSTLPVGLSSGSPVQQSLPESSPRVSSSSESRTPLSSTGRSSTPTSTSSSSFVSSASSDEELDEEILHIISNANFDSMPMDCATLDKDFDAAFHTNSGSHFDFPDYCTPEVNEMISGDLLVPSISDLVFKIY